The Calliphora vicina chromosome 3, idCalVici1.1, whole genome shotgun sequence genome contains a region encoding:
- the LOC135953087 gene encoding myb-like protein D, whose product NNNNNNNNNNNNNNNNNNNNNNNNNNNNNNNNNNNNNNNNNNNNNNNNNNNNNNNNNNNNNNNNNNNNNNNNNNNNNNNNNNNNNNNNNNNNNNNNNNNNNNNNNNNNNNNNNNNNNNNNNNNNNNNNNNNNNNNNNNNNNNNNNNNNNNNNNNNNNNNNNNNNNNNNNNN is encoded by the coding sequence aataataataataataataataataataataataataataataataataataataataataataataataataataataataataataataataataataataataataataataataataataataataataataataataataataataataataataataataataataataataataataataataataataataataataataataataataataataataataataataataataataataataataataataataataataataataataataataataataataataataataataataataataataataataataataataataataataataataataataataataataataataataataataataataataataataataataataataataataataataataataataataataataataataataataataataataataataataataataataataataataataataataataataataataataataataat